From a region of the Apibacter sp. B3706 genome:
- the rpsB gene encoding 30S ribosomal protein S2, with protein sequence MAKVDVKDLLNAGVHFGHLTRKWNPHMAPYIFMEKNGIHIIDLHKTSVKLDEASNALGKIATSGRKILFVATKKQAKDIVAKHAESVNMPYITERWPGGMLTNFVTIRKAVKKMNSIDRMKKDGTFETLSKKEKLQVDRQRAKLEKNLGSIADMTRLPSALFVVDILREHIAVTEAKKLGIPVFAIVDTNSDPQLVDFPIPGNDDASKSIDLILETVTNSIKEGLSVRKAEKAKAKEEGAAEEEDVLVQDTNDSEVSDNQEENNAE encoded by the coding sequence ATGGCAAAAGTAGATGTAAAAGACCTTTTAAATGCCGGAGTGCATTTTGGTCACCTTACCAGAAAATGGAATCCACATATGGCTCCTTACATTTTTATGGAGAAAAATGGAATCCACATTATTGATTTGCACAAAACCTCTGTAAAATTAGATGAGGCATCAAACGCTTTAGGAAAAATTGCTACATCAGGAAGAAAAATCTTGTTTGTTGCAACCAAAAAACAAGCAAAAGACATTGTTGCAAAACATGCAGAATCTGTAAATATGCCTTATATTACAGAAAGATGGCCGGGAGGAATGTTAACAAACTTTGTTACCATCCGAAAAGCTGTTAAAAAAATGAATTCTATCGATAGAATGAAAAAAGACGGTACTTTTGAAACTCTATCTAAAAAAGAAAAATTACAAGTAGATCGTCAAAGAGCTAAACTTGAAAAAAACTTAGGATCTATTGCTGATATGACTCGTTTACCATCTGCTCTTTTCGTAGTAGATATACTAAGAGAACATATCGCTGTAACAGAAGCAAAAAAATTAGGTATTCCTGTTTTTGCAATCGTTGATACGAATTCAGATCCTCAATTGGTTGATTTCCCAATTCCCGGAAATGATGATGCATCTAAATCAATTGATTTGATTTTAGAAACTGTTACTAACTCTATTAAAGAAGGGTTAAGTGTAAGAAAAGCAGAAAAAGCGAAAGCTAAAGAAGAAGGTGCTGCAGAAGAAGAAGATGTTTTAGTACAAGACACTAATGATTCTGAAGTTTCTGATAATCAAGAAGAAAATAACGCAGAATAA
- the rpsI gene encoding 30S ribosomal protein S9, protein MAVTHKIGRRKTSVARVYLSEGKGEFTINGKDYKVYFPTEVLQYKIAQPFQLTETLGQYDIKVNVYGGGVTGQAEAIRLAISRALVSLNEENRTVLKPEGLLTRDPRMVERKKFGQKKARKRFQFSKR, encoded by the coding sequence ATGGCAGTTACACATAAAATAGGAAGAAGAAAAACATCTGTTGCAAGAGTATATCTTTCTGAAGGAAAAGGAGAGTTTACCATAAACGGAAAAGACTATAAAGTTTACTTTCCTACAGAAGTATTACAATACAAAATTGCACAACCTTTCCAATTAACTGAAACTTTAGGTCAGTATGATATTAAAGTAAATGTATATGGAGGAGGAGTAACAGGACAAGCTGAGGCTATCAGATTAGCAATATCTAGAGCTTTAGTTTCTTTAAATGAAGAAAACAGAACAGTTTTAAAACCAGAAGGTCTTCTAACTAGAGATCCTAGAATGGTTGAAAGAAAGAAATTCGGTCAGAAAAAAGCACGTAAAAGATTCCAATTCTCTAAACGTTAA